The following proteins come from a genomic window of Falco peregrinus isolate bFalPer1 chromosome 16, bFalPer1.pri, whole genome shotgun sequence:
- the SLC26A8 gene encoding testis anion transporter 1, whose protein sequence is GEARRDGGSLSRQRAGRRRGEGRHCRCRQPSRFQGPKRNAEEHFQAYFEREPSSTLGGVLQILQESRQLQCSSLNNFSDPTFMKDYMEAFTLTASVTFLTGIIQNLFHCILALPKANATSILLFLLSVATLQLSTSIVITYKHIPIAFPMELLLIIRVTIISNRIHLHAESSSAVISMIPQRFLPPTPPDLSNLSKLILHAFSLAIVSYFLLVFVGEKYASLHNYNIASNQELIAVGLCNICSSFFKSFVVSCAISETIIREKTGGRTQVIWLVTFAAVVCFGLDVGLVIAMGFTFFIITVRSHRRKMMVLGQIPNMNIYRSLSVYRAVREIEGIKIFQCCSSISFANMNHFKTYLLHKTDMKAVPLDESEGRAGVERKDLKCSCVCHPVLPPPRISFKSGSSKSESGITGHFKVWKSKIPCREKLVKRCHADSNSSSVNLVHWSKYGDKLSSRTLLMGAANAQCTSPGCNRTLRTEKNEDERRRGGRSPGSATDNSSVQLHQAEQPRHLPCPVHTIILDFSMVQFVDLIGSELLQQIIHMFHNIGLTVLIAGCHFSVIADFEKSDFFDSCITKERFFLTLHDAVLAALDKHQKPDELGPTAKEFAQEALAEQQKEQSLLLKNKAFFFAKNSDNKLLLEEPVSDISCSAQNKAEPSSLQQYDTPPLQSDFQDPGWGKTWKYTRNP, encoded by the exons GGTGAAGCGAGGCGCGACGGCGGTTCGCTCAGCCGGCAGCGAGCGGGGCGGCGTCGCGGTGAGGGGAGACACTGCCGCTGCAG GCAACCAAGCAGATTTCAGGGTCCAAAGAGAAATGCAGAGGAGCACTTCCAGGCATACTTTGAAAGAGAACCGTCCTCCACCTTGGGTGGAGTGCTACAAAtccttcaggagagcagacaaCTACAATGCAG TTCACTGAACAACTTCTCAGACCCGACATTTATGAAAGATTACATGGAGGCCTTCACACTTACCGCATCAGTAACATTTTTGACTGGCATCATTCAG AATCTATTTCATTGCATCCTGGCTCTCCCAAAGGCTAATGCAACCAGCATACTGCTATTTTTGCTCAGCGTGGCCACACTACAACTCAGTACATCTATCGTGATAACTTATAAACATATTCCTATTGCATTTCCTATGGAACTTCTCTTG attATCAGAGTCACCATTATTTCTAACCGCATTCATCTGCATGCTGAATCTAGTAGTGCTGTGATCAGTATGATTCCTCAGAG GTTTCTGCCTCCTACACCACCAGATTTATCAAACCTGAGCAAGCTCATACTGCATGCCTTCTCCCTTGCTATTGTAAGctatttccttcttgtttttgttggggAGAAGTACGCTTCACTTCACAACTACAATATTGCCAGCAATCAG gAGCTAATAGCTGTGGGGCTATGCAATATTTGCAgctcatttttcaaaagctttgttGTCAGCTGTGCTATTTCTGAAACCATCATTCGAGAGAAGACAGGTGGAAGAACACAG GTTATTTGGCTTGTAACTTTTGCTgcagtggtttgttttggtcTTGATGTCGGTTTAGTGATCGCCATGGGATTTACCTTCTTCATAATCACCGTTAGATCACACAG AAGGAAGATGATGGTGCTGGGACAGATTCCAAACATGAATATTTATAGAAGTTTATCCGTCTACAGAGCC GTAAGGGAGATTGAAGGTATCAAAATCTTCCAATGTTGTTCTTCCATCTCTTTCGCAAACATGAATCACTTCAAAACCTATTTGTTACACAAG acGGACATGAAAGCAGTGCCTCTAGATGAAAGTGAAGGGAGGGCTGGAGTGGAAAGAAAAGACCTTAAATGCTCTTGCGTCTGTCATCCAGTTCTACCACCACCTAGGATCAGCTTTAAAA GTGGAAGTAGCAAGTCCGAGTCCGGTATCACAGGCCATTTTAAAGTGTGGAAGAGTAAG ATACCATGTAGAGAGAAGCTGGTGAAGCGATGTCACGCAGACAGCAATTCCTCTTCAGTTAATCTGGTACATTGGTCAAAGTATGGAGACAAACTCAGCTCTAGGACACTGTTGATGGGAGCAGCCAATGCACAGTGTACGTCCCCAGGCTGTAACAGGACACTTAGGACTGAAAAGAACGAGGATGAAAGGCGAAGAGGCGGCCGTTCACCAGGCTCTGCAACAGATAATTCCTCAGTACAGTTACATCAGGCAGAACAGCCAAGGCATTTGCCGTGCCCAGTTCACACCATTATTTTAGACTTCAGCATGGTGCAGTTTGTGGATTTGATAGGTTCCGAGTTACTGCAACAG ATCATACATATGTTTCACAATATTGGCCTTACAGTCCTTATAGCTGGCTGTCACT TCTCTGTGATAGCAGACTTTGAGAAGAGTGATTTCTTTGACAGCTGCATCACCAAAGAAAGGTTCTTTCTAACCCTTCAtgatgctgtgctggctgctttgGACAAGCATCAAAAGCCAGATGAGCTAGGACCTACTGCAAAAGAGTTTGCTCAAGAAGCACTAGCTGAACAGCAGAAG GAACAAAGTTTGCTCTTAAAgaataaagcttttttctttgcaaagaacTCTGACAACAAACTTCTGCTTGAAGAGCCAGTATCAGATATCTCATGTTCAGCCCAGAATAAAGCAGAGCCAAGCTCTCTCCAGCAGTATGATACTCCACCCCTTCAATCGGATTTCCAGGacccaggctgggggaagaCATGGAAGTATACAAGGAATCCCTGA
- the MAPK14 gene encoding mitogen-activated protein kinase 14 isoform X2, with protein MSQERPKFYRQELNKTVWEVPERYQNLSPVGSGAYGSVCSAFDTKTSLRVAVKKLSRPFQSIIHAKRTYRELRLLKHMKHENVIGLLDVFTPAKSLEEFNDVYLVTHLMGADLNNIVKCQKLTDDHVQFLIYQILRGLKYIHSADIIHRDLKPSNLAVNEDCELKILDFGLARHTDDEMTGYVATRWYRAPEIMLNWMHYNQTVDIWSVGCIMAELLTGRTLFPGTDHINQLQQIMRLTGTPPAYLINRMPSHEARNYIQSLSYMPKMNFENVFIGANPLAVDLLEKMLVLDTDKRITAAEALAHAYFAQYHDPDDEPVADPYDQSFESRELEIEEWKSLTYDEVISFVPPPLDQEEMES; from the exons ATGTCTCAGGAGCGGCCCAAGTTCTACAGGCAGGAGCTGAACAAGACGGTGTGGGAGGTGCCCGAGCGGTACCAGAACCTCTCCCCGGTCGGCTCCGGGGCCTATGGCTCCGTCTG TTCTGCCTTTGACACAAAAACTTCATTGCGTGTGGCTGTAAAGAAGCTGTCCCGACCATTTCAGTCTATCATCCATGCCAAAAGGACCTACCGAGAGCTACGGCTACTTAAGCACATGAAACACGAAAAT gTGATTGGCTTGTTGGATGTGTTCACCCCTGCCAAGTCCCTAGAAGAATTCAATGATGT GTACCTGGTGACACACCTTATGGGAGCAGATCTGAACAACATTGTGAAATGCCAGAAACTCACTGATGACCATGTGCAGTTCCTCATATACCAAATTCTTCGGGGACTGAAG TACATCCATTCAGCTGACATAATACACAGG gATTTAAAACCTAGTAACCTAGCTGTAAATGAAGACTGCGAGCTAAAG ATCCTGGATTTTGGCTTGGCCCGACACACAGATGATGAGATGACGGGGTATGTGGCTACCCGGTGGTACAGGGCTCCAGAGATCATGCTGAACTGGATGCATTACAACCAGACAG ttgATATTTGGTCAGTGGGATGCATTATGGCTGAACTGTTGACTGGAAGAACGTTGTTTCCCGGTACAGACC ATATTAACCAGCTTCAGCAGATCATGCGTCTGACGGGAACACCCCCTGCATATCTCATTAACAGGATGCCCAGCCATGAG GCAAGGAACTACATTCAGTCTCTGTCTTACATGCCGAAAATgaactttgaaaatgtgtttattggTGCCAATCCACTAG ctgtggaCTTGCTAGAGAAGATGTTGGTACTGGATACAGACAAACGTATTACTGCAGCAGAAGCGCTGGCTCACGCCTACTTTGCTCAGTATCACGACCCGGACGATGAACCAGTGGCAGACCCCTATGACCAGtcttttgaaagcagagaaCTTGAGATTGAAGAATGGAAAA GCCTGACTTATGATGAAGTAATCAGCTTTGTGCCACCACCGCTTGACCAAGAGGAGATGGAATCCTGA
- the MAPK14 gene encoding mitogen-activated protein kinase 14 isoform X1, whose protein sequence is MSQERPKFYRQELNKTVWEVPERYQNLSPVGSGAYGSVCSAFDTKTSLRVAVKKLSRPFQSIIHAKRTYRELRLLKHMKHENVIGLLDVFTPAKSLEEFNDVYLVTHLMGADLNNIVKCQKLTDDHVQFLIYQILRGLKYIHSADIIHRDLKPSNLAVNEDCELKILDFGLARHTDDEMTGYVATRWYRAPEIMLNWMHYNQTVDIWSVGCIMAELLTGRTLFPGTDHIDQLKLILRLVGTPGPELLKKISSESARNYIQSLSYMPKMNFENVFIGANPLAVDLLEKMLVLDTDKRITAAEALAHAYFAQYHDPDDEPVADPYDQSFESRELEIEEWKSLTYDEVISFVPPPLDQEEMES, encoded by the exons ATGTCTCAGGAGCGGCCCAAGTTCTACAGGCAGGAGCTGAACAAGACGGTGTGGGAGGTGCCCGAGCGGTACCAGAACCTCTCCCCGGTCGGCTCCGGGGCCTATGGCTCCGTCTG TTCTGCCTTTGACACAAAAACTTCATTGCGTGTGGCTGTAAAGAAGCTGTCCCGACCATTTCAGTCTATCATCCATGCCAAAAGGACCTACCGAGAGCTACGGCTACTTAAGCACATGAAACACGAAAAT gTGATTGGCTTGTTGGATGTGTTCACCCCTGCCAAGTCCCTAGAAGAATTCAATGATGT GTACCTGGTGACACACCTTATGGGAGCAGATCTGAACAACATTGTGAAATGCCAGAAACTCACTGATGACCATGTGCAGTTCCTCATATACCAAATTCTTCGGGGACTGAAG TACATCCATTCAGCTGACATAATACACAGG gATTTAAAACCTAGTAACCTAGCTGTAAATGAAGACTGCGAGCTAAAG ATCCTGGATTTTGGCTTGGCCCGACACACAGATGATGAGATGACGGGGTATGTGGCTACCCGGTGGTACAGGGCTCCAGAGATCATGCTGAACTGGATGCATTACAACCAGACAG ttgATATTTGGTCAGTGGGATGCATTATGGCTGAACTGTTGACTGGAAGAACGTTGTTTCCCGGTACAGACC ATATTGATCAGTTGAAGCTCATTTTGAGACTCGTTGGAACCCCAGGGCCTGagcttttgaagaaaatctcCTCAGAGTCT GCAAGGAACTACATTCAGTCTCTGTCTTACATGCCGAAAATgaactttgaaaatgtgtttattggTGCCAATCCACTAG ctgtggaCTTGCTAGAGAAGATGTTGGTACTGGATACAGACAAACGTATTACTGCAGCAGAAGCGCTGGCTCACGCCTACTTTGCTCAGTATCACGACCCGGACGATGAACCAGTGGCAGACCCCTATGACCAGtcttttgaaagcagagaaCTTGAGATTGAAGAATGGAAAA GCCTGACTTATGATGAAGTAATCAGCTTTGTGCCACCACCGCTTGACCAAGAGGAGATGGAATCCTGA